CGAGCCGCTTCCTCATGAGCTGAACCGGAACAAGAGAGAGCGCGGCGGTGAAGACGACGATCCACAGAAAGTCGAAGATGATCCCCGGCGTCGGCCCCGTTGCAAGCCCCCGGCACACGTTTACCGCGTGGTACAGCGGCGTAAACCATGCAAGCTGCGGCACGGGCGCGGGAAAATCGTCGAGCGGAAAGAAGATGCCGCTGAACAGGAACATCGGCGTTACGACGAGCGTGAAGTAGTAGGCGTAGAAGTCTATTGACTGGATAAGGCTTGTAAAGAGCATCCCCATGACGCTGAACATCAGGCCCATAATAAAGATAAACGGCGGGAGCAGCAGCGCCCACCACGAAGTCACCAGCCCGAGCGCGGCGAGCACGACGAGAAACGCACTGCCGTATAAGGTCGCCCGCGTACCCGACCACAGGTACTCGCCGAAGATGATGTCCTCGGCGTTTACGGGGGTCGAGATTATGGCGTCGTAGACGCGGTCTATCTTCAGCTTGACGAAGGTGTTGAACGTTGACTCGAAGGATGCGGCGAACATGGCGTTGCTCGCGAGCAGGCCGGGGGCGATGTAGTTGATGTAGTTTTGACCGTTTATCTCCTGGACAAACGCCCCGAGGCCGAGGCCGAGCGCGGCGAGGTAGAAGAACGGTTCGATAAAGTTCGGGAAAAGCGCGGCCTTCCAGAACTTGCCGAAGATGGTCAGGTCGCGCTGCCAGACCCGGAACGCGCCGCGCGGTGAGGGAAGATACATCAGTCCACCAGCCGCCTTCCGGTCAGCCTCAGGAACACGTCCTCAAGGCCCGCAGGGCGGTAGAAGGTGTTCTCGACCGGGATGTCCGTCTCGCTGACCTTCAAGCGCAGCGAGTCGGAGTCGGCGGTGTAAGCCAGCAGAAGGTCGGCGCTCCTTTCGACGTGGTCGGCTTCGGCTTCAAGAAACGCCTGCAGCTCTGCGAGCCGGTCGGCGCGGGGACGGAGTTCCAAGACTTCGGGGCTTGTATTTTCGAGTACGAGCTGGCGGGGTGTGCCTTCGGAGATGATCCTCCCGTCGTCCATTATGACGAGCCGGTCGCAGAGCTGCGCCGCCTCGTCCATGTAGTGCGTCGTGAGGATCAGCGTCGTGCCCTCGGATTTCAGTTGCCGGAGCTTCTCCCAGACAAGGTGGCGGGCCTGCGGGTCGAGGCCGGTCGTCGGTTCGTCGAGAACGACAAGCTCCGGGTCGTTGATAAGGGCCCGGGCTATAAGGAGCCGCCGCTTCATGCCGCCCGAGAGCGAGCTGACCCTGGCCTCGGACTTCTCCCGTAGCTGTACGAAGTCGAGCAGTTCTTCGGCCCGCCTTTTGACGACCTTGCCCTTGAGGTCGAAGTACCGCCCGTAGACGAGCAGGTTTTCACGGACCCTCAGCTCTTCGTCGAGGTTGTTCTCCTGCGGGACGACGCCGATGCGGCGTTTCACGCTCCGGATGTCCCTTGTAACGTCCAGCCCGACAACGGAGAGGGTGCCGCTCGTCGGGCTTGCCGTGCCGTAGATCATCTTCATCGTCGTGGATTTCCCCGCGCCGTTCGGCCCGAGAAACCCGAAGCACTCCCCGCGGGCGACCTCGAACTCGATGCCCCGGACGGCCTCGAGCTTTTCGTAGCTTTTCTTCAGGTTACGGGCGGTCAGGGTCGTCACGCTCACGATGTAACCCCGTCGCCCCGGCTTGTTCTCAAACTGTCCATCAGCTCCTTAAGCGACCGGAGGGAACTGTCCAGCCGCGCTTTGTTCTCCGCCCGGTTCAACCACGTGGAAGCCCCCGATGGATGCGGCAGCGGCACGTAGCGTACCCCGTCCCGCTCGATTATCCTACCCGCCGCCTCCGAAAGCGTCTTTATCCCGAGGACTTCCTTTATGGCGAGGCCGCCGATCAGGATGACCACCTCCGGCCGGTAGACTTCGAAATCCCGATCGAGGTGCGCCCGGCAGTTGCCGATCATGGCCCGCGAAGGGACCTTGTCCCCGCCGCCTCTGGCCTTGCCCGGAAAGCACCGCGCAACGGCGGCGAAGTGCAGTTCATCTCTTGAAACGCCCGCGCGCTGCAGCCACACATCCAGCCTCTTGCCGGCCGGTCCGGTAAACGGCCGGCGCGTCGTCACCTCCGTGATGCCGGGGGCCTGCCCGACGAGCATCGCCATAACATCACCCGGCGGCTTCGGTCCGTCCGCGACCGGGGCGTTGTCTGAATCGGGGAAGCACAGAGAGCAGGAACGCACCGCCTCGTAAGAATTCGCCGCGGCGACTGAACCATCGTCGCCGCCCGTCCGTATTACCCTTGAATGTGAGCGATAAGACATACTTCTTAAAGTTTACTTAAGAATTCGCCCACACAAAGACAAGAAACCACAAGATCGCCGAGGTGCTGATAGAATGCGACACATGGGCAAAAGATATTCACGTTCGGGAACTTTCAGGTACAAGCGCAGGCGTCAAAGGGTAGGGTTAGCACTCTTCTCTTCGCTTGTCATCTGCGTCCTTGCGGGCCTTCTGTTCTTTGGAATAGAGCCTTACAGCGAGACGGCGCAGAGGGAGCCGGTGCAGCGCGCGGCGACCCCGACGATAGATTCGGGGCCGGAGGCCATAAACACTCAGAGGGCCGCCGAGGCCCGCGAGGCCGCTGCAGCGCCGGAGGTTGTAGCGGTGCCGGACATCCCGTACAACGCCACCGAAGAAGAGGCCCGGGAGATGCTTCAGGCAAACGGACTCGAGCTCGGTGACATAACGCGCGAGGCGAACGAAGAGTACGACGAAGGCGGGGTTTTCCTGCAGGATCCGCTTCCGAACGCAGAGGTCGAAGAGGGCAGTGAGGTCGGGATCACGCTGAGCGACGGGCCTCCGCCGGAGCCGGAGGGCGGAGAGGATGTCGCCGACCCTGCAACGCAGGATCTCTCCCTGACCGTCCCGAAGATGGGTCTTTACGGTGACTACGTCGCAAACGCCACCGATGAGGCGACCCTCATGAACGGTGCGGGGAAGATCACGGAGACCGGGTTTCCGTGGCAGCCGAGCGCGAACACGTACATCGCCTCGCACGTCTACGGCTACGAGGGAACGGGGAGCTGGCAGCACTTCGCGGCGCTTCCGAGCATGACCTTCGGGGATGAGATCATCCTCTCCGACGCGGACGGGACGGAGTACGTATACGAGGTAACGAACATCATCACGGTAATGCCGACGGATACGTGGATCACGGAACCGGTTGCGGGCAAGGATATGGTTTCCCTGCAGACCTGCGTCGGGCCGGGCTGGAGCGAGCGGCTCGTGGTGCAGGGCGAGCGGGTTGATGTGGTGGAGGCGTAGCGGAGCCTCGGAAATACCACCGGACTGGTTTTCAGGAGCATCCTTTCGGGGATGCTCTTTTCGTGGTTGTTATACTGAAACACAGACAATGTGAAGGCGGATGAGGAGGAAGACGTGCCACTCGTAACGATGAGACAGCTGCTCGACGAGGCGTCGAAGGGCGGCTACGGTGTCGGGGCGTTCAACGTGAACAACCTTGAGCAGGTGCAGGCCATCATGGAGGCCGCGAGCGAGACGAACTCCCCGGTTATAATCCAGGCGTCGAGCGGCGCTCGCAAGTACGCCAACGACCGTTTCCTCTACCATCTGATGCTCGCGGCGACGGAGGTCTACCCGGATATTCCGGTCGCGCTGCACCAGGACCACGGCAACGGCCCGGCGACCTGCAAGAGCGCGATAGACCTCGGGTTCACGAGCGTGATGATGGACGGCTCGCTCGAAGAGGACGGTAAGACCCCGGCGGACTTCGAGTACAACGTCCGGGTCACCCGCGAGGTCGTCGAGATGGCGCACGAGCGCGGCGTAACGGTCGAGGGCGAGCTTGGGACCCTGGGCGGCATCGAGGACGGGCATGGCTCGGGTGAGGTGAACCTAACCGATCCGGATCAGGCCGTCGAGTTCGTCGAGCGGACGGGCGTTGACGCTCTAGCGGTCGCCATCGGGACAAGCCACGGCGCGTACAAGTTCACGAAGGAGCCGGACAGCGAGGTTCTCGCGATGAGCATCATCGAGGAGATCAACCAGAAGCTCCCGAACACGCACCTCGTGATGCACGGTTCTTCGAGCGTCCCGCGCGATCTCGTCGACATCATCAACGCGCACGGCGGAAAGATGGAGCCGTCGTGGGGCGTCCCGGTGAAGGAGATCCAGCAGGGCATCAAGCACGGCGTCCGGAAGGTCAACGTCGACACCGACCTCCGCCTCGCCGCCACCGGGGCGATCCGCAAGGCGTTTGAGGAAGACCCGAGCGCTTTCGACCCGCGCTTCTACCTCAAGCCGGCCCGCGAGGCCATGAAGAAGGTCGTACAGTCGCGCATGGAGTCCTTCGGTCAGGCCGGACACGCCGGAGACTACTCCCCGGCTACCCTGGAGGAGATGGCCGACCGTTACAGCAAGGAAGGCCACGAGCTCACCGCCCAGTAACCCCCGACAAGCCCGTACGTCAGCGGTCGGTCTTTTTCAGGGGCTGGCCGTTTTCTCTGCGCCGGAGCTGGAAAGGCTTCTCTTTACAACTGAGGTGTAGGGCCGGTTCGCGGGGACGACGAACTCTCCGCAGAGAGAGCGCCCCGCAAAGGCCCTACCGCTTCCATTTGCCGCCGTAGCCTTTCGCGAACTTCCGGACGTATTCCTCCTGAGAGATGGCCTCGAGCATGCGCGGGCTGCGGGCTTCACGGACGATGGCGATGGCTCTCTCCGGGTCATGACCGAGGCCGATAAGGACGGAGGCGGCGATCGTCCCCGTCCGTCCCACGCCGGCGCGGCAGTGAGCCACAACGGTCTCGCCGTTTTCCAGGGAGGCTATGATCCCGGCTATAAACCCCGCGTATTCGTCGTTCTGCTCGGGGCGGGGGGTGTTCATGTCCCGGATCGGGAAGGGCCTGAACTCGATGCCGGCGGCCTCTACCGCCGCTCCGAAGCCCTCCACGCCGCCGAGACCGTAGTGGTCGTCTGCATACTCGAAGTCCTCCATGAGCGAGACAAGCACGTCGGTGCCGGAAGACCCCCTGAGCTCCCGGAGATCCGCCACCACCTCCCGCTCCCAGACAAAGCCCTTGTAGCTTGTGGCCTTCATGCCGGGGGCGAAGGTCATGCCGAGCCTGCCCGGCAGGCCGAGCGCGTCGGCGGGTACGAAGTCGGCGTAGATTGGATGGGTCTCTGATGTTCTGATATCCGTCATGCTTGATCCTCCCTGCGGTAACTCAAGAGACTGCGATGCTTTCGATTCGATATCTCATGCCGGACGTTCGGATTTCCGTAGAGAGTATCGCAGGTGAGACGGGTTGAGCGGTTCAGTAGCGCTGGATCAGGAAAACCCCGACAAGGATAAAGGCGACCCCGACGATTCGCGGCAGGGTCGCCTCGTGAGTCTGGACGCCGAGCAGGCCGAAGTGGTCGATAACGACCGACGCCGACATCTGACCCGTCAGAAACATCGCCACCGTCGGGGCGGCTCCGAGGCGCGGGGTGATAAGGACGGAGGCGAGAACGTAGATGCCCCCGAGAATTCCGCCCGTCCAGACCCACCAGGGCGCGCCCGAGAACTCCATCTGCGAGACCTGCGGCAGCCCGCGACCGTAGACTATCG
This sequence is a window from Rubrobacter indicoceani. Protein-coding genes within it:
- a CDS encoding ABC transporter permease; translation: MYLPSPRGAFRVWQRDLTIFGKFWKAALFPNFIEPFFYLAALGLGLGAFVQEINGQNYINYIAPGLLASNAMFAASFESTFNTFVKLKIDRVYDAIISTPVNAEDIIFGEYLWSGTRATLYGSAFLVVLAALGLVTSWWALLLPPFIFIMGLMFSVMGMLFTSLIQSIDFYAYYFTLVVTPMFLFSGIFFPLDDFPAPVPQLAWFTPLYHAVNVCRGLATGPTPGIIFDFLWIVVFTAALSLVPVQLMRKRLVD
- a CDS encoding ABC transporter ATP-binding protein; translated protein: MSVTTLTARNLKKSYEKLEAVRGIEFEVARGECFGFLGPNGAGKSTTMKMIYGTASPTSGTLSVVGLDVTRDIRSVKRRIGVVPQENNLDEELRVRENLLVYGRYFDLKGKVVKRRAEELLDFVQLREKSEARVSSLSGGMKRRLLIARALINDPELVVLDEPTTGLDPQARHLVWEKLRQLKSEGTTLILTTHYMDEAAQLCDRLVIMDDGRIISEGTPRQLVLENTSPEVLELRPRADRLAELQAFLEAEADHVERSADLLLAYTADSDSLRLKVSETDIPVENTFYRPAGLEDVFLRLTGRRLVD
- a CDS encoding uracil-DNA glycosylase family protein, with the translated sequence MSYRSHSRVIRTGGDDGSVAAANSYEAVRSCSLCFPDSDNAPVADGPKPPGDVMAMLVGQAPGITEVTTRRPFTGPAGKRLDVWLQRAGVSRDELHFAAVARCFPGKARGGGDKVPSRAMIGNCRAHLDRDFEVYRPEVVILIGGLAIKEVLGIKTLSEAAGRIIERDGVRYVPLPHPSGASTWLNRAENKARLDSSLRSLKELMDSLRTSRGDGVTS
- a CDS encoding sortase, with amino-acid sequence MGKRYSRSGTFRYKRRRQRVGLALFSSLVICVLAGLLFFGIEPYSETAQREPVQRAATPTIDSGPEAINTQRAAEAREAAAAPEVVAVPDIPYNATEEEAREMLQANGLELGDITREANEEYDEGGVFLQDPLPNAEVEEGSEVGITLSDGPPPEPEGGEDVADPATQDLSLTVPKMGLYGDYVANATDEATLMNGAGKITETGFPWQPSANTYIASHVYGYEGTGSWQHFAALPSMTFGDEIILSDADGTEYVYEVTNIITVMPTDTWITEPVAGKDMVSLQTCVGPGWSERLVVQGERVDVVEA
- the fba gene encoding class II fructose-bisphosphate aldolase (catalyzes the reversible aldol condensation of dihydroxyacetonephosphate and glyceraldehyde 3-phosphate in the Calvin cycle, glycolysis, and/or gluconeogenesis) codes for the protein MPLVTMRQLLDEASKGGYGVGAFNVNNLEQVQAIMEAASETNSPVIIQASSGARKYANDRFLYHLMLAATEVYPDIPVALHQDHGNGPATCKSAIDLGFTSVMMDGSLEEDGKTPADFEYNVRVTREVVEMAHERGVTVEGELGTLGGIEDGHGSGEVNLTDPDQAVEFVERTGVDALAVAIGTSHGAYKFTKEPDSEVLAMSIIEEINQKLPNTHLVMHGSSSVPRDLVDIINAHGGKMEPSWGVPVKEIQQGIKHGVRKVNVDTDLRLAATGAIRKAFEEDPSAFDPRFYLKPAREAMKKVVQSRMESFGQAGHAGDYSPATLEEMADRYSKEGHELTAQ
- a CDS encoding tyrosine-protein phosphatase — translated: MTDIRTSETHPIYADFVPADALGLPGRLGMTFAPGMKATSYKGFVWEREVVADLRELRGSSGTDVLVSLMEDFEYADDHYGLGGVEGFGAAVEAAGIEFRPFPIRDMNTPRPEQNDEYAGFIAGIIASLENGETVVAHCRAGVGRTGTIAASVLIGLGHDPERAIAIVREARSPRMLEAISQEEYVRKFAKGYGGKWKR
- a CDS encoding DMT family transporter; this encodes MMGLVFLVPLALLAGTAIAAQFAVNSQLRGVVGGPVIAAAVSFIIGSVALTVAAIVYGRGLPQVSQMEFSGAPWWVWTGGILGGIYVLASVLITPRLGAAPTVAMFLTGQMSASVVIDHFGLLGVQTHEATLPRIVGVAFILVGVFLIQRY